One window of the Sparus aurata chromosome 7, fSpaAur1.1, whole genome shotgun sequence genome contains the following:
- the lsm14b gene encoding protein LSM14 homolog B isoform X4 produces MSSAKPYIGCKIGLVSKAQNRYEGILYTIDKVNSTVVLAKVKCFGTEGRPTDRPTPPKDDIYEYITFRGSDIKDITLCEAPRSHHGLPPDPAIVQSSSAGSSGIYSAREPFSPLRMPAYSQLAANSLLNQQYAAALGLGLHLRRGPMVEKAVQTLHVDRSRQRRGSTASQEQEQRWERRRPQRTRGESFQSRKGTGPSMKSGPGMPSAQHETRQQNNENRPTPPRRRQGARRRRNRSRGQLMVANVPSATLKFDTDFDFDSSNAQFIKEELEREVQDMNIKDGTHEVVGKEKEELHQTAEDDHFGPKCYYDKAKSFFDNISSDKKFRLTWAEERKRNLETFGVPGRFLRGQGFRGGYAGQRGRGTAQTRSSYRSRGGQL; encoded by the exons ATGAGTTCTGCAAAACCGTACATTGGCTGTAAAATAGGGCTGGTCTCAAAAGCCCAGAATCGTTATGAGGGAATTTTGTACACAATTGACAAAGTGAACTCCACAGTAGTGCTGGCGAAAG TCAAGTGTTTTGGAACGGAGGGACGACCCACCGACAGACCAACACCACCCAAAGATGACATCTATGAGTACATCACTTTCCGGGGAAGTGATATTAAGGACATCACACTGTGTGAAGCTCCAAGATCTCACCACGGCCTGCCCCCAGATCCTGCAATCGTACAG tcATCCAGCGCAGGCTCTTCGGGAATCTACTCAGCTCGTGAGCCGTTTAGCCCCCTGAGGATGCCCGCCTACAGCCAGCTTGCTGCCAACTCTCTGCTTAATCAACAGTATGCTGCAGCTCTTGGCCTTG GCCTACATCTCAGAAGGGGCCCCATGGTGGAAAAGGCTGTTCAGACCCTCCATGTGGACAGATCTAGGCAGAGGAGAGGTTCGACTGCATcccaggagcaggagcagcggTGGGAAAGAAGGAGGCCACAGAGGACCAGAGGAGAGAGTTTCCAGAGCAGAAAGGGCACTGGACCCTCCA TGAAGTCAGGCCCAGGTATGCCCAGCGCTCAGCATGAAACTCGGCAGCAGAACAATGAAAACAGGCCAACACCACCCAGAAGAAGACAAG GAGCTCGGCGGCGCAGAAACCGTAGTAGAGGCCAGCTGATGGTGGCTAACGTTCCATCTGCCACCCTCAAGTTTGACACGGACTTTGATTTCGATTCCTCAAATGCGCAGTTTATCAAGGAGGAGCTGGAACGGGAGGTGCAGGACATGAACATAAAGG ATGGAACTCATGAGGTAGTaggcaaagaaaaagaggaactgCACCAGACTGCCGAGGACGATCATTTTGGACCAAAATGCTATTATGACAAAGCAAAGTCTTTCTTTGACAACATCTCATCTGATAAGAAGTTCAG aCTAACATGGGCGGAGGAGCGGAAGCGCAATCTGGAGACTTTCGGGGTCCCTGGACGGTTCCTGAGGGGTCAAGGCTTCAGAGGTGGATATGCTGGACAGAGAGGGCGAGGCACTGCTCAGACCCGGTCTTCTTACAGATCCAGGGGTGGCCAGCTGTAG
- the lsm14b gene encoding protein LSM14 homolog B isoform X3, whose product MSSAKPYIGCKIGLVSKAQNRYEGILYTIDKVNSTVVLAKVKCFGTEGRPTDRPTPPKDDIYEYITFRGSDIKDITLCEAPRSHHGLPPDPAIVQSSSAGSSGIYSAREPFSPLRMPAYSQLAANSLLNQQYAAALGLGPVLPGLHLRRGPMVEKAVQTLHVDRSRQRRGSTASQEQEQRWERRRPQRTRGESFQSRKGTGPSMKSGPGMPSAQHETRQQNNENRPTPPRRRQGARRRRNRSRGQLMVANVPSATLKFDTDFDFDSSNAQFIKEELEREVQDMNIKDGTHEVVGKEKEELHQTAEDDHFGPKCYYDKAKSFFDNISSDKKFRLTWAEERKRNLETFGVPGRFLRGQGFRGGYAGQRGRGTAQTRSSYRSRGGQL is encoded by the exons ATGAGTTCTGCAAAACCGTACATTGGCTGTAAAATAGGGCTGGTCTCAAAAGCCCAGAATCGTTATGAGGGAATTTTGTACACAATTGACAAAGTGAACTCCACAGTAGTGCTGGCGAAAG TCAAGTGTTTTGGAACGGAGGGACGACCCACCGACAGACCAACACCACCCAAAGATGACATCTATGAGTACATCACTTTCCGGGGAAGTGATATTAAGGACATCACACTGTGTGAAGCTCCAAGATCTCACCACGGCCTGCCCCCAGATCCTGCAATCGTACAG tcATCCAGCGCAGGCTCTTCGGGAATCTACTCAGCTCGTGAGCCGTTTAGCCCCCTGAGGATGCCCGCCTACAGCCAGCTTGCTGCCAACTCTCTGCTTAATCAACAGTATGCTGCAGCTCTTGGCCTTG GGCCTGTACTTCCAGGCCTACATCTCAGAAGGGGCCCCATGGTGGAAAAGGCTGTTCAGACCCTCCATGTGGACAGATCTAGGCAGAGGAGAGGTTCGACTGCATcccaggagcaggagcagcggTGGGAAAGAAGGAGGCCACAGAGGACCAGAGGAGAGAGTTTCCAGAGCAGAAAGGGCACTGGACCCTCCA TGAAGTCAGGCCCAGGTATGCCCAGCGCTCAGCATGAAACTCGGCAGCAGAACAATGAAAACAGGCCAACACCACCCAGAAGAAGACAAG GAGCTCGGCGGCGCAGAAACCGTAGTAGAGGCCAGCTGATGGTGGCTAACGTTCCATCTGCCACCCTCAAGTTTGACACGGACTTTGATTTCGATTCCTCAAATGCGCAGTTTATCAAGGAGGAGCTGGAACGGGAGGTGCAGGACATGAACATAAAGG ATGGAACTCATGAGGTAGTaggcaaagaaaaagaggaactgCACCAGACTGCCGAGGACGATCATTTTGGACCAAAATGCTATTATGACAAAGCAAAGTCTTTCTTTGACAACATCTCATCTGATAAGAAGTTCAG aCTAACATGGGCGGAGGAGCGGAAGCGCAATCTGGAGACTTTCGGGGTCCCTGGACGGTTCCTGAGGGGTCAAGGCTTCAGAGGTGGATATGCTGGACAGAGAGGGCGAGGCACTGCTCAGACCCGGTCTTCTTACAGATCCAGGGGTGGCCAGCTGTAG
- the lsm14b gene encoding protein LSM14 homolog B isoform X1, giving the protein MSSAKPYIGCKIGLVSKAQNRYEGILYTIDKVNSTVVLAKVKCFGTEGRPTDRPTPPKDDIYEYITFRGSDIKDITLCEAPRSHHGLPPDPAIVQSSSAGSSGIYSAREPFSPLRMPAYSQLAANSLLNQQYAAALGLGPVLPGLHLRRGPMVEKAVQTLHVDRSRQRRGSTASQEQEQRWERRRPQRTRGESFQSRKGTGPSMKSGPGMPSAQHETRQQNNENRPTPPRRRQGARRRRNRSRGQLMVANVPSATLKFDTDFDFDSSNAQFIKEELEREVQDMNIKASFEFLPYKFLSADGTHEVVGKEKEELHQTAEDDHFGPKCYYDKAKSFFDNISSDKKFRLTWAEERKRNLETFGVPGRFLRGQGFRGGYAGQRGRGTAQTRSSYRSRGGQL; this is encoded by the exons ATGAGTTCTGCAAAACCGTACATTGGCTGTAAAATAGGGCTGGTCTCAAAAGCCCAGAATCGTTATGAGGGAATTTTGTACACAATTGACAAAGTGAACTCCACAGTAGTGCTGGCGAAAG TCAAGTGTTTTGGAACGGAGGGACGACCCACCGACAGACCAACACCACCCAAAGATGACATCTATGAGTACATCACTTTCCGGGGAAGTGATATTAAGGACATCACACTGTGTGAAGCTCCAAGATCTCACCACGGCCTGCCCCCAGATCCTGCAATCGTACAG tcATCCAGCGCAGGCTCTTCGGGAATCTACTCAGCTCGTGAGCCGTTTAGCCCCCTGAGGATGCCCGCCTACAGCCAGCTTGCTGCCAACTCTCTGCTTAATCAACAGTATGCTGCAGCTCTTGGCCTTG GGCCTGTACTTCCAGGCCTACATCTCAGAAGGGGCCCCATGGTGGAAAAGGCTGTTCAGACCCTCCATGTGGACAGATCTAGGCAGAGGAGAGGTTCGACTGCATcccaggagcaggagcagcggTGGGAAAGAAGGAGGCCACAGAGGACCAGAGGAGAGAGTTTCCAGAGCAGAAAGGGCACTGGACCCTCCA TGAAGTCAGGCCCAGGTATGCCCAGCGCTCAGCATGAAACTCGGCAGCAGAACAATGAAAACAGGCCAACACCACCCAGAAGAAGACAAG GAGCTCGGCGGCGCAGAAACCGTAGTAGAGGCCAGCTGATGGTGGCTAACGTTCCATCTGCCACCCTCAAGTTTGACACGGACTTTGATTTCGATTCCTCAAATGCGCAGTTTATCAAGGAGGAGCTGGAACGGGAGGTGCAGGACATGAACATAAAGG CATCCTTCGAGTTTTTACCGTACAAGTTTCTGTCTGCAGATGGAACTCATGAGGTAGTaggcaaagaaaaagaggaactgCACCAGACTGCCGAGGACGATCATTTTGGACCAAAATGCTATTATGACAAAGCAAAGTCTTTCTTTGACAACATCTCATCTGATAAGAAGTTCAG aCTAACATGGGCGGAGGAGCGGAAGCGCAATCTGGAGACTTTCGGGGTCCCTGGACGGTTCCTGAGGGGTCAAGGCTTCAGAGGTGGATATGCTGGACAGAGAGGGCGAGGCACTGCTCAGACCCGGTCTTCTTACAGATCCAGGGGTGGCCAGCTGTAG
- the lsm14b gene encoding protein LSM14 homolog B isoform X2 has translation MSSAKPYIGCKIGLVSKAQNRYEGILYTIDKVNSTVVLAKVKCFGTEGRPTDRPTPPKDDIYEYITFRGSDIKDITLCEAPRSHHGLPPDPAIVQSSSAGSSGIYSAREPFSPLRMPAYSQLAANSLLNQQYAAALGLGLHLRRGPMVEKAVQTLHVDRSRQRRGSTASQEQEQRWERRRPQRTRGESFQSRKGTGPSMKSGPGMPSAQHETRQQNNENRPTPPRRRQGARRRRNRSRGQLMVANVPSATLKFDTDFDFDSSNAQFIKEELEREVQDMNIKASFEFLPYKFLSADGTHEVVGKEKEELHQTAEDDHFGPKCYYDKAKSFFDNISSDKKFRLTWAEERKRNLETFGVPGRFLRGQGFRGGYAGQRGRGTAQTRSSYRSRGGQL, from the exons ATGAGTTCTGCAAAACCGTACATTGGCTGTAAAATAGGGCTGGTCTCAAAAGCCCAGAATCGTTATGAGGGAATTTTGTACACAATTGACAAAGTGAACTCCACAGTAGTGCTGGCGAAAG TCAAGTGTTTTGGAACGGAGGGACGACCCACCGACAGACCAACACCACCCAAAGATGACATCTATGAGTACATCACTTTCCGGGGAAGTGATATTAAGGACATCACACTGTGTGAAGCTCCAAGATCTCACCACGGCCTGCCCCCAGATCCTGCAATCGTACAG tcATCCAGCGCAGGCTCTTCGGGAATCTACTCAGCTCGTGAGCCGTTTAGCCCCCTGAGGATGCCCGCCTACAGCCAGCTTGCTGCCAACTCTCTGCTTAATCAACAGTATGCTGCAGCTCTTGGCCTTG GCCTACATCTCAGAAGGGGCCCCATGGTGGAAAAGGCTGTTCAGACCCTCCATGTGGACAGATCTAGGCAGAGGAGAGGTTCGACTGCATcccaggagcaggagcagcggTGGGAAAGAAGGAGGCCACAGAGGACCAGAGGAGAGAGTTTCCAGAGCAGAAAGGGCACTGGACCCTCCA TGAAGTCAGGCCCAGGTATGCCCAGCGCTCAGCATGAAACTCGGCAGCAGAACAATGAAAACAGGCCAACACCACCCAGAAGAAGACAAG GAGCTCGGCGGCGCAGAAACCGTAGTAGAGGCCAGCTGATGGTGGCTAACGTTCCATCTGCCACCCTCAAGTTTGACACGGACTTTGATTTCGATTCCTCAAATGCGCAGTTTATCAAGGAGGAGCTGGAACGGGAGGTGCAGGACATGAACATAAAGG CATCCTTCGAGTTTTTACCGTACAAGTTTCTGTCTGCAGATGGAACTCATGAGGTAGTaggcaaagaaaaagaggaactgCACCAGACTGCCGAGGACGATCATTTTGGACCAAAATGCTATTATGACAAAGCAAAGTCTTTCTTTGACAACATCTCATCTGATAAGAAGTTCAG aCTAACATGGGCGGAGGAGCGGAAGCGCAATCTGGAGACTTTCGGGGTCCCTGGACGGTTCCTGAGGGGTCAAGGCTTCAGAGGTGGATATGCTGGACAGAGAGGGCGAGGCACTGCTCAGACCCGGTCTTCTTACAGATCCAGGGGTGGCCAGCTGTAG